Proteins encoded in a region of the Mucilaginibacter sabulilitoris genome:
- a CDS encoding TlpA disulfide reductase family protein, whose translation MKYKTIIAILSFALILQVSFAQTKLKTGIWRGALKTASGTEIPFNFDVKDTAGKQQVFIINGTERFKVTDVTSKGDSVFIHMPLFNSEFKLKLDAGNLKGQWVKHLGERDATVEFTAEPNTAWRFIKAPDKPAFNIAGRWSAVMGEGEGRDTTVGEFKQDGNHLTGTFLTTTGDYRFLDGTVSGNKMYLSCFDGGHAYTFTATIKDAQTITEGKFYAGATAVQSWEAVKDENAKLPDAYSLTALKPGYKKIDFTFKDLNGKEVSLKDARYKNKVVIVQILGSWCPNCMDETAYMVNYYKKYQPKGVEVIGLAYERTKDFEQSKKALLQTKNRFNVNYPILITGYTSSRGEPAKSLPMLAKVVGFPTTIIIDKSGDVRKIHTGFNGPGTGEHYTEFISEFEKLTDDLLAERAPASK comes from the coding sequence ATGAAGTACAAAACCATCATAGCCATCCTATCGTTCGCTTTGATTTTGCAGGTATCGTTTGCTCAAACAAAACTCAAAACAGGTATATGGCGGGGCGCCCTTAAAACAGCATCGGGCACCGAGATCCCTTTTAATTTCGATGTAAAGGATACAGCAGGAAAACAGCAGGTGTTTATTATAAACGGTACCGAGAGATTTAAGGTGACGGACGTCACCAGTAAAGGCGACTCGGTTTTTATACACATGCCTTTATTTAATTCGGAGTTTAAATTGAAATTGGATGCCGGTAATTTAAAGGGCCAGTGGGTAAAGCACCTGGGCGAACGCGACGCTACCGTTGAATTTACAGCCGAGCCTAACACTGCCTGGCGCTTTATCAAAGCACCCGATAAGCCAGCCTTTAATATAGCAGGTCGCTGGTCGGCCGTCATGGGTGAAGGTGAAGGACGGGACACTACCGTAGGCGAATTTAAACAGGATGGCAACCACCTTACCGGTACATTTTTAACTACTACAGGCGATTATCGTTTTTTAGACGGAACAGTATCTGGCAACAAAATGTACCTGTCGTGCTTTGACGGCGGTCATGCTTACACCTTTACGGCTACAATTAAAGATGCGCAAACCATAACCGAAGGTAAGTTTTATGCCGGGGCCACCGCTGTACAATCATGGGAGGCTGTTAAGGACGAGAATGCCAAATTACCTGATGCCTATTCGCTTACCGCGCTTAAGCCAGGGTATAAAAAGATAGATTTTACCTTTAAAGATCTTAACGGCAAAGAAGTATCACTGAAGGATGCCCGTTATAAAAACAAAGTAGTTATTGTGCAGATATTGGGTTCCTGGTGCCCTAACTGTATGGACGAAACCGCTTACATGGTAAATTACTACAAAAAATATCAGCCTAAAGGGGTAGAGGTTATAGGTTTGGCCTATGAGCGTACCAAGGATTTTGAACAATCGAAGAAAGCATTGCTGCAAACCAAAAACAGGTTTAATGTAAATTACCCGATATTAATAACCGGATACACCAGCAGCAGGGGCGAGCCTGCCAAAAGCCTGCCTATGCTGGCTAAGGTTGTAGGTTTCCCTACGACTATTATTATTGATAAAAGCGGCGATGTGCGTAAAATACATACCGGCTTTAATGGCCCCGGTACCGGCGAACATTATACCGAGTTTATTAGCGAGTTTGAAAAGTTAACAGATGATCTGCTGGCCGAGAGAGCGCCTGCTTCTAAATAA
- a CDS encoding IS110 family RNA-guided transposase — protein sequence MEKMHFHAAGIDIGARKLFVGLESQPVRSFETFTSDLVSLKHYLLEHKVSTVAMEATGVYWYVLYDILLDAGLDVWLVDGRQTRQLPGRKTDVKDCQWIQQLHSYGLLNRCYVSEGHIKELRSYQRLREDHLRSAAMHVQHMQKALIEMNIRLPEVLSQVHGVSGMALIDAILQGERDPAKLFSLCHKKIRENKGEELLKALQGHYTAQGLFALGQAYKGYGFYQGQIQECDSQIDSVLQRINRDKSLPPGISGGKRKAIRHNKPDIDNLGDHLLKIFDGKDATKLPGITDYNWLQLYTEVGSDLSRWPSEKHFTSWLGLSPGHDRSGKKNKSKSKGKPTVGQIFKQMAHGLLNSKYIGWGSFARRLRGRKGPAIAIKATARKLAAQYWRLIVKGADFVEKGLHSYENILKEQKQRRLERLALELNMELVPA from the coding sequence ATGGAAAAGATGCATTTTCATGCAGCGGGCATAGATATAGGCGCCCGTAAGCTATTCGTGGGGCTTGAAAGTCAGCCGGTTCGTTCGTTTGAAACTTTCACCAGTGATCTGGTATCACTTAAGCATTATTTATTGGAGCATAAAGTAAGTACGGTAGCCATGGAAGCGACAGGAGTTTACTGGTATGTGCTTTATGATATTCTTTTGGATGCGGGATTAGATGTGTGGCTTGTTGACGGGCGGCAGACACGGCAGTTACCAGGCAGAAAAACAGATGTAAAGGATTGCCAGTGGATACAGCAGTTGCATAGCTATGGTTTACTGAACCGCTGTTATGTTTCAGAGGGGCATATCAAAGAATTGCGTAGTTATCAGCGTCTTCGGGAGGATCACCTTCGGAGTGCGGCCATGCATGTTCAACACATGCAGAAGGCACTGATAGAAATGAATATCCGTTTGCCGGAGGTATTAAGCCAGGTCCATGGAGTAAGCGGCATGGCGTTGATCGATGCGATACTGCAGGGTGAGCGTGATCCTGCTAAGTTGTTTTCACTGTGCCATAAAAAGATCAGGGAGAATAAAGGAGAAGAACTATTGAAGGCCTTGCAGGGCCATTATACAGCCCAGGGGCTTTTTGCCTTGGGTCAGGCCTATAAGGGCTATGGTTTTTATCAGGGTCAGATACAGGAATGCGACAGTCAGATTGATAGTGTTTTACAGCGGATCAACAGGGACAAGAGCCTACCGCCGGGAATAAGCGGCGGGAAACGCAAAGCGATCCGTCACAACAAACCTGATATCGATAATCTGGGGGATCACTTGTTGAAAATATTTGATGGTAAAGACGCGACCAAACTCCCGGGTATTACAGATTACAACTGGTTACAGTTATACACAGAGGTAGGTTCGGATCTTAGCCGATGGCCAAGTGAAAAACATTTCACCAGTTGGCTTGGTTTATCGCCGGGGCATGACCGTTCAGGAAAGAAAAACAAAAGTAAAAGCAAGGGTAAGCCGACCGTTGGGCAAATATTCAAACAGATGGCCCATGGATTATTGAACAGCAAGTATATCGGCTGGGGTTCATTTGCAAGAAGATTAAGGGGTAGAAAAGGCCCCGCGATAGCTATTAAAGCTACAGCCAGAAAACTGGCTGCTCAATACTGGCGTTTAATCGTAAAAGGCGCCGACTTTGTAGAGAAGGGCCTTCACTCGTATGAGAACATTCTTAAAGAACAGAAACAAAGGCGATTAGAAAGACTCGCCCTTGAATTAAATATGGAACTTGTGCCTGCTTAA
- a CDS encoding ABC transporter ATP-binding protein, protein MIEIKSLKKIYNGITVVDIPHLEIRKGESVGLVGNNGAGKTTLFRMILDLIRPESGEVLSNGEVVAGHENWKSYTASYLDEGFLIDYLTPEEYMYFVGGLHQQSRAQVDETLTKLGDFFNDEILNRGKYIRDLSKGNQCKVGVASCLLQNPQLLMLDEPFANIDPSTQFRLKNMLKEANRSQGITTIVSSHDLNHITDVCERILLMERGIIIKDIATSSSTLNELEDYFGVGQTVSAGTVNVSIDKEENH, encoded by the coding sequence ATGATTGAAATAAAGAGTCTTAAAAAAATTTATAACGGCATTACCGTTGTTGATATACCACATCTGGAAATACGGAAGGGCGAAAGTGTTGGCCTGGTAGGTAATAATGGCGCAGGCAAAACCACACTTTTCCGCATGATCCTTGACCTGATACGCCCCGAAAGCGGTGAGGTACTATCAAACGGAGAGGTGGTTGCGGGGCACGAAAATTGGAAAAGCTACACGGCTTCATATCTGGATGAAGGCTTTTTAATAGACTACCTTACCCCCGAGGAATACATGTACTTTGTAGGCGGCCTGCACCAGCAAAGCCGCGCACAGGTTGACGAAACTTTAACCAAACTGGGCGATTTTTTTAATGATGAAATATTAAACCGGGGTAAATACATCCGTGATCTTTCCAAAGGGAACCAGTGTAAGGTTGGCGTAGCCTCATGCCTGCTGCAAAACCCGCAATTGCTGATGCTTGATGAACCCTTTGCCAATATTGACCCAAGCACGCAGTTCAGGCTTAAAAATATGCTGAAAGAGGCAAACCGGAGCCAGGGCATTACTACCATAGTTTCCAGTCATGACCTTAACCACATTACCGATGTGTGCGAACGCATTTTACTAATGGAAAGGGGCATTATTATTAAAGACATTGCCACCAGCTCATCAACATTAAACGAACTGGAAGATTATTTTGGTGTTGGGCAAACTGTGAGCGCCGGGACAGTCAACGTCAGTATTGATAAAGAAGAAAATCATTAG
- a CDS encoding DUF5687 family protein, with translation MISTFIRHELKAFWRSKNTGKSIAIRVVMGILILYLFLNVLAVGIFLDKMLEGIFPDDDLVKSFCGIILVYFLFDLLFRLQLQELPTLRVQPYLHLPIKRNTLVRYLAITAVFSMFNLWPFILFLPFVFKIIITDSGLLVAFAFVVAIAGLTVFNNYLSLYIKRKSNLNGWIFLIAAAILILITTCDFRWHFYSLHDISYAFFGRIISNPAFAIIPLALGIVMYYFNFLYLKQNLYLEELTAHKIQKDKSSTDIPFLAHFGAVGDLAANEIKLVLRNKRPRSALIMGLFFMFYGLIFYTNPLLNKNWAVFAGMFMTGIFIINYGQFMFSWQGSHFDGLLVSKISFTDFLKAKYLLFTMVSTIAFLLSTPYVYFGWRILITHLIMYLWNIGINTTIMLFFANRNFRRIDLSKSASFNWEGVGATQLLLTFPLLIAPYIFYGPFALFKHQDIGLAVLAGLAIIFILTRNYWIKQLEADFYTKRYQIAEGFRNK, from the coding sequence ATGATATCTACTTTTATCAGGCACGAGTTAAAAGCCTTCTGGCGGTCAAAAAATACGGGTAAAAGCATAGCCATACGTGTGGTGATGGGCATTTTGATACTTTACCTGTTTCTTAACGTATTAGCCGTTGGTATTTTTTTAGATAAAATGCTGGAAGGTATTTTTCCGGATGACGATCTGGTAAAGTCATTCTGCGGTATAATCCTCGTCTATTTCCTGTTCGATCTGCTGTTTCGGCTGCAATTACAGGAGTTACCAACCCTTCGGGTACAACCTTATTTGCATTTACCCATTAAACGTAATACTCTGGTTCGTTATCTGGCCATAACGGCGGTTTTCTCTATGTTTAATCTTTGGCCATTCATCCTTTTTCTGCCCTTTGTTTTTAAAATTATAATTACAGACTCGGGTTTACTCGTTGCATTTGCCTTTGTTGTTGCCATTGCTGGGCTCACGGTTTTTAATAATTACCTCTCGCTGTACATCAAAAGAAAGTCGAACCTGAACGGATGGATATTCCTGATAGCGGCTGCTATTTTAATTCTGATTACCACGTGCGATTTCCGATGGCACTTTTATTCTCTCCACGATATTTCGTACGCTTTCTTCGGGCGCATAATTTCAAATCCGGCTTTTGCTATAATACCATTGGCATTAGGCATTGTTATGTATTATTTTAACTTTCTATATCTCAAACAAAACCTTTATCTCGAAGAGCTTACCGCGCATAAAATACAAAAAGATAAAAGCAGTACCGACATTCCTTTCCTTGCCCACTTTGGCGCAGTAGGCGATCTGGCAGCCAATGAGATCAAGCTTGTGCTGCGCAACAAACGCCCCCGTTCCGCGCTTATTATGGGTTTGTTCTTTATGTTCTACGGGTTGATATTTTACACGAATCCGCTACTCAATAAAAACTGGGCGGTTTTTGCAGGCATGTTCATGACGGGGATATTTATTATCAACTACGGACAATTCATGTTTAGCTGGCAGGGCTCGCACTTTGATGGCTTACTGGTAAGTAAAATAAGCTTTACCGATTTTTTAAAAGCCAAGTATTTGCTTTTTACCATGGTGTCAACAATTGCTTTTTTGTTAAGCACACCTTATGTATACTTTGGCTGGCGGATACTAATAACCCATTTAATCATGTACCTGTGGAACATTGGGATCAATACCACCATCATGCTGTTTTTCGCCAACCGCAATTTCAGGCGTATTGATCTGTCAAAAAGCGCATCGTTTAACTGGGAAGGCGTTGGCGCTACACAACTGTTGCTAACATTCCCGCTTTTAATTGCGCCTTATATTTTTTACGGACCATTTGCACTTTTTAAACATCAGGACATCGGTCTGGCGGTATTAGCCGGATTAGCAATAATATTTATACTCACCCGCAACTATTGGATAAAACAGTTGGAAGCAGATTTTTACACCAAACGGTACCAAATAGCCGAAGGCTTTAGAAACAAATAA
- a CDS encoding replication-associated recombination protein A, with amino-acid sequence MNNLPPLAERMRPKSLDDYVGQKHLVGPGAVLRKAIESGSLPSMLFWGPPGVGKTTLAYIISQSLFRPFFALSAINSGVKDVREVIEKASLLKEQGETLPILFIDEIHRFSKSQQDSLLGAVERGIVTLIGATTENPSFEVISALLSRCQVYILQSLAEEDLINLLDKAMKEDVVLQDKNIIIKDYEALLRLSGGDARKLLNIFELLVNAFDTPEIVLTDEVVLEHVQQNMALYDKTGEQHYDIISAFIKSMRGSDPNGAVYWLARMIVGGEDPLFIARRMLILASEDIGNANPNALLLAQSCFEAVNKIGMPESQLILSQTAIYLATSAKSNSATTAIGAAIALVRQTGDLPVPLHLRNAPTKFMKNIGYGKDYKYAHSYEGNFTELDFLPDAIKGAQIYQPGNNARENESKEKLRKLWGDRYKY; translated from the coding sequence ATGAACAATCTGCCTCCTTTAGCCGAACGTATGCGCCCAAAATCACTCGACGATTACGTGGGGCAAAAACATCTTGTTGGCCCGGGCGCTGTATTACGCAAAGCCATTGAGTCGGGCTCGTTGCCGTCTATGTTATTCTGGGGGCCCCCGGGGGTGGGTAAAACCACACTGGCTTATATTATTTCTCAATCATTATTCCGGCCATTCTTTGCGCTGAGCGCTATCAACTCAGGGGTTAAAGATGTGCGGGAGGTAATTGAAAAAGCATCACTATTAAAAGAACAAGGCGAAACACTGCCCATATTGTTTATTGATGAAATCCATCGTTTTTCTAAATCGCAGCAAGATTCCTTACTGGGCGCTGTGGAGCGAGGCATCGTAACACTTATTGGCGCTACTACAGAAAACCCTTCCTTCGAGGTAATATCCGCTTTACTATCACGTTGCCAGGTGTATATCCTGCAGTCGCTGGCAGAGGAAGATCTTATAAATCTGCTTGATAAGGCCATGAAGGAAGATGTGGTGCTTCAGGATAAAAACATCATCATTAAGGACTATGAGGCGCTGCTCCGCCTTTCAGGCGGTGATGCACGTAAGCTGCTCAATATTTTTGAATTGCTGGTAAACGCCTTTGACACTCCCGAAATAGTTTTAACCGATGAGGTGGTATTGGAACATGTGCAGCAAAACATGGCCCTGTACGATAAAACCGGCGAGCAGCATTATGATATTATTTCGGCCTTTATCAAGTCTATGCGGGGTTCAGATCCCAACGGAGCGGTGTACTGGCTGGCGCGTATGATAGTTGGTGGCGAAGATCCGCTGTTTATAGCCCGCCGTATGCTGATCCTGGCATCTGAAGATATTGGTAATGCCAACCCTAATGCTCTGTTATTGGCACAAAGCTGTTTTGAAGCAGTGAATAAGATCGGTATGCCCGAATCGCAGCTCATATTATCGCAAACAGCCATTTACCTGGCCACATCGGCCAAAAGCAATTCGGCAACAACGGCAATTGGTGCGGCCATTGCATTGGTACGCCAAACCGGCGACCTGCCCGTTCCGCTGCACCTGCGTAACGCGCCAACCAAATTCATGAAAAATATAGGTTATGGTAAAGACTATAAATATGCCCACAGTTATGAAGGCAATTTTACCGAGCTCGATTTTTTACCCGATGCCATTAAAGGAGCTCAAATTTACCAGCCGGGTAACAATGCCCGCGAAAATGAATCAAAAGAAAAGTTACGGAAACTCTGGGGCGACAGATATAAGTATTAG
- a CDS encoding DNA-3-methyladenine glycosylase family protein, with amino-acid sequence MIKQFNQSNYRSICDELASADADLADIIDTYGYPPLWSRPNTFETLVHIILEQQVSLASALSALNKLKEYIQEITPARVLLLTDEEFKTCYFSRQKTIYTKYLAEAIISGQINLKELEQLPDDVIRAKLTALKGIGNWTADVYLMFVLQHADIFPIGDLAAVNALKRVKKLPKETTREELIDIARQWAPYRTIASMLLWHYYLASPKSSPKERTLKK; translated from the coding sequence ATGATTAAACAGTTTAACCAATCCAACTACCGATCTATTTGTGATGAACTTGCTTCGGCCGATGCGGATCTGGCTGATATCATCGACACGTATGGTTATCCGCCATTATGGTCAAGACCAAATACTTTTGAAACACTGGTACACATTATTCTGGAGCAACAGGTGTCATTGGCATCGGCACTTTCGGCGTTGAATAAGTTAAAGGAATATATACAAGAAATTACCCCGGCAAGGGTACTGCTGCTTACCGATGAAGAATTCAAGACCTGCTATTTCAGCCGTCAAAAAACAATATATACCAAGTACCTGGCCGAAGCGATCATCAGCGGACAGATCAACCTTAAAGAGTTAGAGCAATTGCCGGATGATGTAATTCGCGCCAAACTGACTGCCCTGAAAGGTATAGGTAACTGGACTGCTGATGTGTACCTGATGTTTGTGCTGCAGCACGCCGATATTTTCCCCATTGGTGACCTGGCAGCGGTAAATGCCCTTAAAAGGGTAAAAAAATTACCAAAAGAAACTACACGGGAAGAGCTTATTGACATAGCCAGGCAATGGGCGCCGTACCGTACCATAGCGAGTATGTTGCTGTGGCATTATTACCTTGCCTCACCTAAATCCTCTCCGAAGGAGAGGACTTTAAAAAAATAA
- the cphA gene encoding cyanophycin synthetase, translating to MKIENIQVLRGPNIWSIRRKKLIQMRLDLQEMEHKPTNEIEGFYERLEKLLPSLYTHRCSPGVPGGFFQRVIAGTWMGHVIEHVALEIQTLAGMDTGFGRTRETKTKGVYNVVFAYLEEKVGVFAAESAVRITEALIKGEDYDLEPDIQQMREIRENTRLGPSTGSIVEEAIARDIPWIRLNNQSLVQLGYGKNQVRFRATMTEKTSSIAVDIASNKDETKRMLQEQAIPVAKGITISSASGVAEAIRKVGFPLVFKPLNGNHGRGISTNIKTEEAAMEAYEHAAKISSRVIVERFVTGYDFRVLVIDNKMVAAALRDPAHVIGDGTLTIQELIDKENADPRRGYGHENVLTLIAVDRDTLDLLEKMGYTLETIPEKGEKIFLKSTANLSTGGTSVDVTDHIHPQNIFICERISKIIGLDICGIDIMAENLTEPLTENGGVVLEVNAAPGFRMHIAPSEGLPRNVAGHVLDMLYPTGKSARIPIIAITGTNGKTTTTRLIAHIVKNNGHRVGFTTSDGIYVQNNMMLKGDTTGPVSSEFILKDPTVDFAVLETARGGILRSGLGFGFCDIGVVTNIQEDHLGLADIHSLDDLARVKSVVLNSVKKDGWGVLNADNEHCVRIGNKADCNIAYFSLNENNPIIKSHCRKGGIAAICENGFITIQKGDWKIRVQRTILIPLTFGGTVPFMIENVLAATLASFLWGFKTEDIKMSLETFIPSAAQTPGRMNIFEFRDFRFMIDFAHNPDGYNGIKEFLKHIDSPLKIGIIAGTGDRRDDDIRELGKISAEMFDYIILRQEKHLRGRTAENIISLLTEGIRSVDPDKGVEVIPKEVDAIKHAMSLAKPGTFITALSDVIDNAIETVQNYQEQERNGLFNV from the coding sequence ATGAAGATCGAGAATATTCAAGTATTGCGCGGACCAAACATTTGGAGCATCCGTCGTAAAAAATTAATACAAATGCGGCTTGACCTGCAGGAGATGGAGCATAAGCCCACAAATGAAATTGAAGGATTTTATGAGCGCCTGGAGAAACTACTACCCAGCCTTTATACTCATCGCTGCTCCCCGGGTGTACCCGGAGGTTTTTTTCAGCGGGTAATTGCAGGCACCTGGATGGGCCATGTTATTGAACATGTAGCACTCGAAATTCAAACACTGGCCGGCATGGATACCGGCTTTGGCCGCACCCGCGAAACCAAAACAAAAGGCGTATATAACGTAGTATTTGCTTACCTGGAAGAAAAAGTTGGTGTTTTCGCGGCCGAATCGGCAGTACGCATTACGGAAGCATTGATTAAAGGAGAAGATTACGATCTGGAACCCGATATACAGCAAATGCGTGAGATACGGGAAAATACCCGCCTCGGGCCGAGCACCGGCTCTATTGTTGAAGAGGCCATTGCCCGCGATATTCCCTGGATCAGGCTCAATAATCAATCATTGGTGCAGTTGGGCTATGGTAAAAATCAGGTTCGTTTCCGCGCTACCATGACCGAAAAAACCAGCAGTATTGCCGTTGATATTGCCAGTAATAAGGACGAAACCAAACGCATGCTGCAGGAACAGGCTATACCTGTTGCCAAGGGTATTACTATTTCGTCGGCCAGCGGGGTGGCCGAAGCTATACGCAAAGTGGGTTTCCCGCTGGTATTTAAACCGCTTAATGGTAATCATGGCCGAGGGATATCTACCAATATAAAAACCGAAGAAGCTGCCATGGAGGCCTACGAACACGCGGCTAAAATATCAAGCCGGGTAATAGTAGAGCGTTTTGTTACGGGTTATGATTTCCGGGTGCTGGTGATTGACAATAAAATGGTGGCTGCTGCCCTTCGCGACCCTGCCCATGTTATTGGTGATGGCACATTAACTATACAGGAGCTGATAGACAAGGAAAATGCTGATCCGCGCCGTGGCTACGGACATGAAAATGTGCTTACATTAATTGCGGTTGACCGTGACACGCTTGATCTGCTGGAAAAGATGGGTTATACCCTTGAAACAATTCCTGAAAAAGGCGAAAAAATATTTTTAAAGTCAACCGCCAACCTGAGCACCGGCGGCACATCTGTTGATGTTACTGACCATATACACCCGCAAAACATTTTCATTTGCGAACGGATCTCAAAAATTATTGGTCTGGATATTTGCGGTATTGATATTATGGCCGAAAACCTGACCGAGCCACTTACAGAAAACGGCGGAGTGGTGCTGGAGGTTAACGCGGCACCGGGTTTCCGGATGCACATAGCACCAAGCGAGGGTTTGCCACGCAACGTTGCCGGGCATGTGCTGGATATGCTTTACCCAACCGGTAAATCGGCCCGGATACCGATCATTGCCATTACCGGTACTAATGGTAAAACAACGACAACCCGCCTTATCGCTCACATTGTAAAAAACAATGGCCACCGGGTAGGTTTTACCACATCTGATGGTATTTACGTGCAGAATAACATGATGCTCAAGGGCGATACTACCGGCCCGGTAAGCAGCGAGTTTATATTGAAAGATCCTACGGTTGATTTTGCCGTACTGGAAACCGCCCGTGGCGGCATCCTGCGCTCAGGTTTAGGCTTTGGCTTTTGTGATATAGGTGTGGTAACTAATATTCAGGAAGATCATTTGGGTCTGGCCGATATTCATAGTCTGGATGATTTGGCGAGGGTAAAAAGCGTGGTACTTAACTCCGTAAAAAAAGATGGCTGGGGTGTTTTAAATGCCGATAATGAGCATTGTGTACGCATTGGTAACAAGGCCGATTGTAATATCGCCTATTTCAGTTTGAATGAAAATAACCCAATTATTAAATCGCATTGCCGTAAGGGTGGTATTGCCGCCATTTGTGAAAACGGTTTTATCACCATACAAAAAGGCGACTGGAAAATACGCGTACAACGCACTATCCTGATTCCGTTAACCTTTGGCGGCACTGTGCCCTTTATGATTGAAAACGTATTGGCCGCCACACTTGCCTCGTTTTTATGGGGATTTAAAACTGAGGATATTAAAATGTCACTGGAAACCTTTATTCCGTCGGCAGCACAAACGCCGGGACGTATGAACATTTTCGAGTTCAGGGATTTCCGTTTCATGATTGATTTTGCCCACAACCCTGATGGTTATAACGGTATCAAGGAGTTCTTGAAACATATTGATTCGCCTTTAAAGATTGGCATTATAGCCGGCACTGGCGACAGGCGCGACGATGATATTCGTGAGCTGGGCAAAATATCAGCCGAGATGTTTGATTACATCATCCTGAGGCAGGAAAAACACCTGCGCGGCCGCACTGCCGAAAATATTATCAGTCTGCTTACAGAAGGTATCCGTTCTGTTGACCCTGACAAGGGTGTGGAGGTGATACCTAAAGAAGTGGATGCCATAAAACATGCCATGAGTTTAGCTAAACCCGGCACTTTTATCACTGCCCTGAGCGATGTAATAGATAACGCCATTGAAACCGTCCAAAACTACCAGGAACAGGAGAGGAATGGTTTGTTCAACGTTTAG
- a CDS encoding cyanophycinase yields MIVPKGKLIIIGGAVDMGSNVTIQEHIRQPDYIKFFEQGILRRIITESAKHEGSLIEVITTASQIPELVGDEYIKAFGQLNVTNVNVLHIKGREDAANEAYLDRIRKADVVMFSGGDQLRLTAIFGGTEFLQILKHRYQHENFLVAGTSAGAAAASTHMIYRGQSNEALIKGEVQITAGLGFIDSVIVDTHFVQRGRIGRLMYAVATNPGILGIGLGEDTGLLVTDGNMMEAIGSGLIILVDGRNIVATNIYDVAIGSPVSIDSLKVHVMSIFDKYDLAQQRLIIKKTVKVEEGVFIHAPDNDLLQ; encoded by the coding sequence ATGATTGTCCCGAAAGGAAAACTAATAATTATAGGCGGCGCGGTTGATATGGGGAGTAACGTTACTATCCAGGAGCACATAAGGCAGCCCGATTATATTAAATTTTTTGAACAGGGCATTTTAAGGCGCATAATCACAGAGTCAGCTAAACATGAAGGCTCTTTAATTGAGGTGATAACTACAGCATCGCAAATTCCGGAGCTGGTAGGTGATGAGTATATCAAAGCTTTTGGCCAGCTAAATGTTACCAATGTAAATGTACTGCATATTAAAGGTCGCGAAGATGCGGCGAATGAAGCTTATCTCGACCGTATCCGTAAAGCTGATGTAGTGATGTTTAGCGGTGGCGACCAGCTCAGGCTTACCGCAATTTTTGGAGGCACCGAATTTTTACAGATCCTTAAGCACCGTTATCAGCATGAAAATTTTCTTGTGGCCGGTACATCGGCCGGGGCTGCTGCGGCGTCAACCCATATGATTTATAGGGGGCAAAGCAATGAAGCGCTTATTAAGGGAGAGGTGCAGATTACCGCAGGTCTTGGTTTTATAGACTCGGTTATTGTTGATACACATTTTGTACAACGCGGCCGTATAGGCCGTTTAATGTATGCTGTAGCTACCAATCCTGGTATTTTAGGTATTGGTTTGGGCGAAGATACCGGCCTGCTTGTTACCGATGGCAATATGATGGAAGCGATTGGCTCAGGCCTTATTATTTTGGTTGATGGCCGCAATATTGTGGCAACCAATATTTATGATGTTGCCATTGGTTCGCCGGTTTCTATTGATAGTTTGAAGGTACATGTAATGTCTATTTTTGATAAATATGACCTTGCACAACAACGTTTGATCATTAAAAAGACAGTTAAAGTAGAGGAAGGTGTTTTTATACATGCGCCGGATAACGACCTGTTGCAATAA